A region from the Salicibibacter cibarius genome encodes:
- the sigF gene encoding RNA polymerase sporulation sigma factor SigF: protein METKTKKGKQPSDETIRTWIAESQNGSQQARDRLVENNTRLVWSVVQRFLNRGYEGEDLFQIGCIGLMKSIDKFDLNYEVKFSTYAVPMIIGEIQRFIRDDGTVKVSRSLKELNHKIRKEKEELTKKIGRAPTLNEVAEALDVHPEDIVFANEATRSLSSLNETVYENEGDPITLMDQLSNPDETKWFEELALRDIVHDLEQRERLIVFLRYYRDQTQSEVADRLGISQVQVSRLEKKILEKMRKEMVE from the coding sequence ATGGAGACGAAAACCAAAAAAGGGAAGCAACCATCCGATGAGACGATACGCACGTGGATTGCCGAAAGCCAAAACGGAAGCCAACAAGCAAGGGACCGATTGGTGGAAAACAATACCCGGCTCGTATGGTCGGTGGTCCAACGTTTTCTGAACCGTGGATACGAGGGGGAAGATTTGTTCCAGATTGGTTGCATTGGCTTGATGAAGTCCATTGATAAATTTGATTTAAATTATGAAGTGAAGTTTTCGACGTACGCGGTTCCGATGATTATTGGTGAAATTCAACGCTTTATTCGTGATGACGGCACGGTGAAAGTCAGCCGTTCTTTGAAAGAATTAAACCATAAAATTCGGAAAGAAAAAGAAGAGTTGACAAAGAAAATCGGAAGAGCACCGACGCTCAACGAAGTGGCCGAGGCATTGGACGTTCATCCGGAAGATATCGTATTTGCGAATGAAGCGACTCGCTCGTTGTCATCCTTAAACGAAACAGTCTATGAAAACGAAGGGGACCCGATCACGCTCATGGACCAACTATCGAACCCGGATGAAACAAAATGGTTTGAAGAACTGGCCCTTCGGGACATCGTTCATGACCTTGAACAAAGAGAGCGTTTGATCGTGTTTTTGCGCTATTATCGGGATCAAACCCAATCGGAAGTTGCCGATAGACTCGGGATCTCTCAAGTCCAGGTCTCAAGGTTGGAAAAGAAAATATTGGAAAAAATGCGCAAAGAGATGGTGGAGTGA
- a CDS encoding stage V sporulation protein AE, which yields MTKRIIYVTDGDAAAAKAVAAATKTIGIGCLTFSGGNPTNCTYEELLKRIMKTKDEITVLLFDDAGQPYEGRGETLMVRLASEEGINVIGALAVASTERSGDWTSVDVSVDRYGKLSEQGVDKEGFRDIEENRIHGDTVYCLDQLSIPVIVGIGDLGKMGGRDDPKRDAPVTETALRVIIEREDTKDDGNKRTNVNEQLEKER from the coding sequence ATGACAAAGCGAATCATCTATGTAACAGACGGAGATGCCGCGGCAGCGAAAGCGGTGGCAGCGGCTACTAAAACAATCGGTATCGGGTGCCTCACTTTTAGCGGCGGTAACCCGACAAACTGTACATATGAAGAATTGCTTAAAAGGATTATGAAAACGAAGGATGAAATCACTGTCCTTTTGTTTGATGATGCCGGTCAACCTTATGAAGGAAGGGGCGAAACGCTTATGGTTCGTTTGGCGAGTGAAGAAGGAATCAACGTGATCGGGGCTCTCGCGGTGGCGTCTACGGAACGCTCGGGGGATTGGACGAGCGTGGATGTTTCGGTGGATCGTTACGGGAAGCTTAGCGAACAGGGCGTGGACAAAGAAGGGTTTCGCGATATTGAAGAAAACCGCATTCACGGGGATACCGTATATTGTCTCGATCAATTATCAATTCCTGTTATTGTCGGCATTGGAGATTTAGGAAAAATGGGCGGTCGTGATGATCCGAAAAGAGATGCGCCGGTGACGGAAACTGCCTTGCGGGTAATCATTGAGCGGGAGGATACGAAAGATGACGGAAACAAAAGAACAAACGTTAACGAACAGCTTGAAAAAGAACGATAA
- a CDS encoding spore germination protein: MTETKEQTLTNSLKKNDKIFNDRLNIDASFDVGVRKFTVLEKKVQVYFVNSLNDELIAVEILRELMDLEKFDMKTNDTRDTIENHIAHIQVDVTDDVDKCIFHLLSGLIFILVEGEREAFVVDVRNYPGREPAEPDTERVTRGARDGYTENIIENAGLTRRRLRDERLRNEIMQVGVRSQTDIVVSYINGIVDPDLVSIVKKEMEKINVDTITMADKTVEEYILDQGWNPFPLVRFTERPDVAAEHLTEGHILLMVDTSPTIMILPTTMFHHVQHAEEFRQSTAVGTFLRWIRFLGMFAAMFLVPLWLLLVLEPDMLPEVISYVGPSDDSNVPVFAQMLIGELGVELIRMAAIHTSAPLGTALGFVAALLVGEIAIDVGLLTAEVILYVALGAVGIFASPSHELGVALKMVRLLFIIAVGLFTSYGYVISITVVFILLVQMKPLNKPYLWPFLPFDPEAMWQIIARTGIPNMRFRPRIVDPKDVVRQSKP, encoded by the coding sequence ATGACGGAAACAAAAGAACAAACGTTAACGAACAGCTTGAAAAAGAACGATAAAATATTTAACGACCGCCTGAATATTGATGCCAGTTTTGATGTGGGCGTAAGAAAATTTACCGTGCTCGAAAAAAAAGTGCAAGTGTATTTCGTGAACAGTTTAAACGATGAACTAATTGCCGTCGAAATTTTGCGGGAACTTATGGACCTTGAAAAATTTGATATGAAGACTAACGATACAAGGGACACCATTGAAAATCATATTGCCCACATCCAAGTGGATGTTACGGACGATGTTGATAAATGTATTTTCCATCTGTTGTCCGGGCTCATTTTTATTTTAGTTGAAGGGGAAAGGGAAGCGTTTGTCGTTGATGTTCGCAACTATCCCGGGCGTGAGCCGGCTGAACCCGACACGGAAAGGGTGACCCGCGGTGCCCGTGATGGCTATACGGAAAATATCATCGAAAATGCCGGTTTAACGCGCCGGCGTTTGCGTGATGAGCGTTTAAGAAACGAGATTATGCAAGTAGGGGTACGTTCCCAAACAGATATTGTCGTTTCTTATATTAACGGGATTGTGGACCCGGATTTGGTATCGATCGTTAAAAAGGAAATGGAAAAGATAAATGTGGATACGATTACAATGGCCGACAAGACCGTGGAAGAATACATTCTTGATCAAGGCTGGAACCCGTTTCCGCTTGTAAGGTTTACGGAACGGCCGGATGTTGCAGCCGAGCATTTGACGGAAGGCCATATACTCTTGATGGTAGATACGTCACCGACGATCATGATCTTGCCGACGACGATGTTTCATCACGTTCAACATGCGGAAGAATTTCGGCAATCGACTGCTGTCGGTACATTTTTGCGCTGGATTCGTTTCCTCGGCATGTTTGCAGCCATGTTTCTCGTCCCTCTCTGGCTTTTATTGGTTTTGGAACCTGATATGCTCCCTGAGGTGATTTCGTATGTTGGGCCTTCGGATGATTCCAACGTGCCGGTATTCGCGCAGATGCTCATTGGTGAATTAGGCGTGGAGCTCATTCGGATGGCTGCCATCCATACTTCTGCTCCTCTCGGAACAGCGCTCGGATTTGTGGCTGCCTTGCTCGTCGGGGAGATCGCCATCGATGTTGGCCTCCTCACCGCAGAAGTCATTCTTTATGTCGCTTTAGGGGCGGTCGGAATATTTGCTTCGCCAAGCCATGAGCTTGGCGTTGCCTTGAAAATGGTTCGTCTACTCTTTATTATTGCGGTAGGCCTTTTCACGTCGTATGGATACGTTATTTCCATTACGGTCGTTTTTATTCTGTTGGTGCAAATGAAACCTTTGAACAAACCTTATTTATGGCCGTTCCTTCCCTTTGATCCGGAGGCGATGTGGCAAATAATTGCACGCACAGGTATCCCGAATATGCGTTTTCGGCCGAGGATCGTTGATCCTAAAGATGTTGTGCGTCAATCAAAGCCGTGA
- the lysA gene encoding diaminopimelate decarboxylase, which produces MSVMTKKRNEQGHLMIGDIDAVRLAEQYQTPMFAYDVNAIRNKARAFKRAFEQTGIDYQVAYASKAFSCIAMVQLVHEEGLSLDVVSGGELYTAIQAGFPMENVHFNGNNKSRQEIREALQAGIGCFVVDNFHELELLEEECERLQTQTNILLRITPGVEGTTHSYISTGGEDSKFGFDLFNGQAEAAVEQSLAVSSIQLQGLHFHIGSQLFETSVLTKAIATLYRHIEHWHTLHGFIPEVINAGGGFGISYTRYDEPLEPEAFVETIVHSIREESGRCHLPLPEVWIEPGRSIVGEAGTTLYTIGSQKEIEHVRHYVSVDGGMTDNIRPALYGARYEAELANRVTQQNEKMYAVAGKACESGDMLIYDLPLPTVKSGDILAVFSTGAYGYAMASNYNRLPRPPVVFVENDEHQLVVESENYADLVRNDRPLTM; this is translated from the coding sequence ATGTCCGTAATGACGAAAAAAAGAAACGAACAAGGCCATTTAATGATCGGAGATATAGATGCAGTGCGCTTGGCAGAGCAATATCAAACGCCGATGTTCGCCTACGATGTTAATGCCATTCGTAATAAAGCGCGCGCGTTTAAACGCGCATTTGAACAAACGGGGATCGATTATCAAGTGGCTTATGCAAGTAAAGCTTTTAGTTGTATCGCGATGGTTCAACTGGTCCACGAAGAAGGGTTAAGCCTTGATGTTGTATCCGGCGGTGAACTTTATACGGCTATACAAGCAGGTTTTCCAATGGAAAACGTTCACTTTAACGGAAACAACAAAAGCAGACAGGAAATTAGAGAGGCTTTACAAGCAGGCATTGGCTGCTTCGTTGTCGATAACTTTCATGAACTGGAATTGTTGGAAGAAGAATGCGAGCGTCTGCAAACACAAACAAACATTTTACTGAGAATCACTCCGGGCGTTGAGGGAACCACGCATAGTTATATATCTACGGGCGGAGAGGATTCCAAGTTTGGTTTTGATCTTTTTAACGGACAGGCAGAAGCAGCTGTAGAACAGTCTCTTGCTGTCTCATCCATACAATTGCAAGGTTTGCATTTTCATATCGGTTCACAGCTTTTTGAAACCTCAGTGCTGACGAAGGCAATCGCAACCCTCTATCGCCACATCGAGCATTGGCATACGCTTCATGGGTTTATCCCAGAGGTCATCAATGCCGGCGGAGGGTTTGGGATCAGCTATACCCGCTATGATGAGCCGTTGGAACCGGAAGCGTTCGTGGAGACAATTGTGCATTCGATACGCGAAGAAAGCGGAAGGTGCCATCTTCCCCTGCCGGAAGTATGGATTGAACCGGGACGTTCAATCGTTGGCGAAGCGGGAACAACGTTGTACACGATCGGATCCCAAAAAGAAATAGAACATGTGCGCCATTATGTGAGTGTTGACGGGGGAATGACGGATAATATTCGTCCGGCATTATATGGCGCCCGCTACGAGGCCGAATTGGCCAACCGTGTCACACAACAGAATGAGAAGATGTATGCGGTTGCCGGTAAAGCTTGTGAAAGCGGGGATATGCTCATATACGATCTTCCACTGCCAACGGTAAAAAGCGGGGATATATTGGCTGTCTTTTCAACCGGTGCCTACGGTTACGCGATGGCCAGCAATTACAATCGTTTGCCTCGTCCGCCGGTTGTTTTTGTGGAAAATGACGAACATCAACTCGTCGTTGAATCGGAAAACTATGCAGATCTCGTTCGTAACGATCGGCCTCTTACTATGTAA
- a CDS encoding GNAT family N-acetyltransferase has translation MIIKYKPAYRKIAMGLLSYTPELKEVKTLQETMDEYENDESMKLYLWKKEEDIVGVIGFQECANGEVMLRHICVNPSYRHEGMGETILSAMEERLGKTFIASDVTREFLEKRKSK, from the coding sequence ATGATCATTAAATACAAACCCGCATATCGAAAGATCGCGATGGGTTTGCTGTCCTATACGCCTGAGCTTAAAGAAGTAAAAACGTTGCAAGAAACGATGGATGAATACGAAAACGATGAATCAATGAAACTGTATCTGTGGAAAAAAGAAGAGGATATTGTCGGGGTTATTGGTTTTCAAGAATGCGCGAATGGGGAGGTTATGCTCCGACATATTTGCGTAAACCCTTCTTATCGACATGAAGGGATGGGAGAGACCATTCTTTCCGCGATGGAAGAAAGGTTAGGGAAAACGTTTATCGCTTCTGATGTTACCCGGGAGTTTCTTGAAAAACGAAAAAGCAAATAG
- a CDS encoding segregation/condensation protein A, whose protein sequence is MAEERYSVKLDSFEGPLDLLLHLIKQAEVDIYDIPVAQITEQYMTYIHEMQELELDIASEYLVMASTLLAIKSQMLLPKQDVWADEDLEEWEAWPEEDPREALVAQLEAYRAYKRAATELMERQAERDHFFSKAPSKITPSTEHRNEPVKIESSLSEMLQAYQKLKWRIRVNRPRTTTVETEKWTIEDKMQTIRTCVSQSAEPTPFLQMYTKGEVHEQVIAFMALLQLMKEKAVVCNQGGNFAAIYIQSREETKHG, encoded by the coding sequence TTGGCGGAAGAACGGTATAGTGTGAAATTGGATAGCTTCGAAGGCCCATTGGATTTGCTTTTACACCTCATCAAACAAGCTGAGGTTGATATTTATGATATTCCGGTTGCTCAAATAACAGAACAGTATATGACGTATATCCATGAGATGCAGGAGTTGGAGTTGGACATTGCAAGCGAATACCTTGTGATGGCTTCCACACTTCTGGCCATTAAAAGCCAAATGTTATTGCCAAAGCAAGATGTTTGGGCGGATGAAGATTTGGAAGAATGGGAAGCGTGGCCGGAGGAGGACCCCCGCGAAGCGCTCGTCGCACAGTTGGAAGCCTACCGTGCCTATAAGCGGGCAGCAACCGAATTGATGGAACGGCAGGCAGAGCGAGATCATTTTTTCAGCAAAGCACCAAGTAAAATAACACCCTCCACGGAACATAGAAATGAACCGGTGAAGATTGAATCTTCTCTATCGGAAATGTTGCAGGCGTACCAGAAATTAAAATGGCGCATTCGTGTAAATCGGCCGCGGACGACAACGGTGGAAACCGAAAAATGGACGATTGAAGATAAAATGCAGACGATCCGTACATGCGTTTCACAAAGTGCGGAACCGACTCCTTTTTTGCAAATGTATACAAAAGGGGAAGTACATGAACAAGTCATCGCTTTCATGGCTCTTTTGCAATTGATGAAGGAGAAAGCCGTGGTATGTAATCAGGGGGGGAATTTTGCGGCTATTTACATACAATCACGGGAGGAAACGAAACATGGATAG
- the scpB gene encoding SMC-Scp complex subunit ScpB has translation MDRDVALILETLLYVSGDEGLEVAHASEVLGIDRSTVIHELQKLVSRFEAEARPLVILQFGSRFQMTTRPEFSDYVQAYAAPPQRGKLSQAALETLAIVAYQQPVTRATIEDIRGVNADRAIATLTGKGLIEEAGRVKGAGRAILYETTDRFLDIFHLSSLEDLPSITEDEGGEQLDLFSSGYRESQNDDFHS, from the coding sequence ATGGATAGAGACGTCGCGCTCATTCTTGAGACATTGTTATATGTGAGTGGAGACGAAGGCTTGGAAGTGGCACACGCATCTGAAGTGCTTGGCATCGACCGTTCGACGGTCATTCATGAATTACAGAAATTGGTGTCCCGGTTCGAAGCAGAGGCACGGCCGCTCGTGATTTTGCAGTTCGGATCCCGTTTTCAAATGACGACAAGGCCTGAGTTTTCCGATTACGTACAGGCCTATGCTGCTCCGCCTCAACGAGGGAAGCTTTCGCAAGCGGCCTTGGAGACATTGGCGATTGTCGCTTATCAACAGCCGGTCACACGTGCAACCATTGAAGATATCAGAGGGGTAAACGCGGATCGAGCCATCGCGACCTTAACCGGGAAAGGGTTGATTGAAGAAGCGGGCCGTGTCAAAGGTGCCGGCCGAGCGATTCTTTACGAAACAACCGACCGTTTTTTAGATATTTTCCATTTATCCTCACTTGAAGACTTGCCTTCGATCACGGAAGACGAAGGAGGAGAACAACTGGATCTGTTCTCATCCGGGTACCGGGAGAGCCAAAATGATGACTTTCATTCGTGA
- a CDS encoding superoxide dismutase: MKQWLDELEAFLEYEEPRAFDADGTRERISAIRGEIDHLSVGESAQLTQWVEEIEKALSENERSSKADPVPPGGHELPPLPYAYDALEPYIDAEIMYLHHDSHHRTYVEGLNEAEEKMEEARRNNDYELISHWEREAAFHGAGHYLHTIFWTIMDPHGGGKPKGDLLAMIERDFGSFERFRAHFTAAAEELGSPGWAILVWSPRSHRLEILNAELHHYLTQWDVIPLLALDVWEHAYYLQYKTDKAAYIENWWEVVNWPAVGRRLDVAKQVKWNPY, from the coding sequence GTGAAACAGTGGCTCGATGAACTGGAGGCATTCCTGGAATATGAGGAACCTCGTGCATTTGATGCCGACGGGACGAGAGAGAGAATTTCGGCCATCCGTGGGGAAATTGACCATTTGTCCGTCGGTGAATCAGCACAATTGACGCAATGGGTGGAGGAAATTGAGAAGGCATTAAGCGAAAACGAGCGATCAAGCAAAGCGGATCCCGTTCCGCCGGGGGGACACGAGCTGCCGCCGCTTCCGTACGCTTACGATGCATTGGAACCGTATATTGATGCAGAAATCATGTACCTTCATCATGACTCCCACCATCGAACGTATGTGGAAGGGTTAAATGAGGCCGAAGAAAAAATGGAAGAAGCGCGCAGGAATAATGATTACGAACTTATTTCCCATTGGGAACGTGAAGCGGCTTTTCATGGTGCCGGCCATTATTTGCATACCATTTTTTGGACGATCATGGATCCGCACGGCGGCGGAAAACCTAAAGGGGATTTACTTGCCATGATCGAAAGGGATTTTGGGAGTTTTGAACGTTTCCGCGCCCATTTTACAGCTGCCGCCGAAGAATTGGGTTCACCGGGCTGGGCGATTCTCGTTTGGTCCCCCCGTTCTCATCGATTGGAAATTTTAAACGCAGAACTCCACCATTATTTAACCCAATGGGACGTCATTCCGTTACTCGCATTGGATGTTTGGGAACATGCTTATTATTTGCAGTATAAAACGGATAAAGCAGCCTATATAGAGAATTGGTGGGAAGTCGTTAATTGGCCTGCCGTTGGGCGAAGGTTGGATGTGGCAAAGCAAGTGAAATGGAATCCATATTAA
- a CDS encoding YhcN/YlaJ family sporulation lipoprotein: MSNRHYQMLAFCLFLTMVLLSACGSAAGEEPPKREPDMISHHSRESVNPPPETSMYENADAQEEQSLAQQAKASTEEMAQVTDAQAVSLDNHLYIVPEVTHGTRWNLEAFREEGREHLKDTLPGDTVIHLSTDQKAKMELKQLTEDIQNDTVSGEELDRRLESIQEFMKTDV; this comes from the coding sequence ATGTCCAATCGTCATTATCAAATGCTTGCTTTCTGTTTGTTTCTCACGATGGTTTTGTTATCCGCTTGCGGCTCAGCCGCCGGTGAAGAGCCGCCGAAAAGGGAACCGGATATGATTAGCCACCATTCACGTGAGTCGGTAAACCCACCGCCGGAAACATCGATGTATGAAAATGCAGATGCTCAGGAAGAACAGTCTTTAGCCCAACAAGCGAAGGCATCCACAGAGGAGATGGCGCAAGTGACGGATGCCCAAGCCGTTTCATTGGACAACCACCTCTACATTGTCCCGGAAGTGACGCACGGCACCCGGTGGAATTTGGAAGCCTTTCGAGAAGAAGGGCGTGAGCATTTAAAAGACACATTGCCCGGGGATACTGTTATTCACCTATCAACGGATCAAAAAGCAAAGATGGAGCTGAAACAGCTCACCGAAGACATTCAAAACGATACGGTAAGCGGGGAAGAGCTTGATCGGCGTTTGGAAAGCATTCAAGAATTTATGAAAACGGACGTATGA
- the spoVAC gene encoding stage V sporulation protein AC — translation MANSKSNMETETYKQVAKRMEPPRPLGMRCLKAFLVGGLICLIGQCIQTFYMAFFNFNEATVGSPTVATLIFIAVVLTGFGVYDKFSQFSGGGTIVPVTGFANAMASTAIEYRSEGYVLGVGGNMFKLAGSVIVFGTVAAFIIGIIYAIVTQQWGVM, via the coding sequence ATGGCAAATTCAAAATCAAACATGGAAACCGAAACATACAAACAAGTGGCTAAGCGCATGGAACCCCCTCGTCCACTGGGGATGAGGTGTTTAAAAGCTTTTCTCGTCGGCGGGTTGATTTGTCTCATAGGTCAATGCATTCAAACGTTTTACATGGCATTTTTTAATTTCAACGAAGCAACCGTGGGGAGTCCAACGGTGGCTACATTGATCTTCATCGCGGTAGTGTTGACTGGTTTTGGCGTCTATGATAAGTTCTCCCAGTTTTCCGGCGGTGGCACAATCGTACCGGTCACCGGCTTTGCGAATGCCATGGCATCCACGGCGATTGAATACCGGAGCGAAGGATACGTCCTCGGTGTCGGAGGCAACATGTTTAAACTGGCGGGTTCCGTCATCGTCTTCGGTACGGTTGCGGCATTCATCATTGGAATCATCTATGCCATTGTCACGCAACAGTGGGGGGTTATGTAA
- the spoVAD gene encoding stage V sporulation protein AD — translation MFTGKQSWAFPTYPSILSSGVVAGPFEAQSPLKDTFDYIFDDRRMGENTFEKAQVVLMEEACQQAVQKAGKTMQDVAFIYGGDLINQDTGTSFAMRTLNVPYYGLFGACSTSMEALSLAAQAVELGAPLVLAGTASHYAAIEKQFRFPIEYGAQRPLTAQRTVTAGGAALLGPNGSNIIVTKSTIGKVVDHGIKDPYNMGAAMAPAAVDTILAHFEDFQVDENDYDLIITGDLGNVGRSLALEWFRQKEHPMPEAKFQDCGLLIYENAPEAMAGASGTGCSAAVIFGKILDDITNGRLKRVLAVATGALLSPVTTQQKESIPGIAHAVTLEAKGGSA, via the coding sequence ATGTTCACCGGAAAACAAAGTTGGGCGTTCCCAACGTATCCGAGCATTCTTTCTTCCGGGGTTGTCGCCGGTCCGTTCGAAGCACAAAGCCCGTTGAAAGATACATTTGATTATATATTTGACGACCGTCGCATGGGGGAAAATACGTTTGAAAAAGCCCAAGTGGTGCTCATGGAAGAAGCTTGCCAACAAGCCGTGCAGAAAGCCGGAAAAACGATGCAAGATGTTGCATTTATTTATGGCGGTGACCTTATTAATCAAGATACGGGGACAAGCTTTGCCATGCGGACGTTAAACGTCCCGTATTACGGTTTGTTCGGCGCTTGTTCAACATCGATGGAAGCGTTGTCGCTAGCGGCACAAGCGGTGGAGTTAGGGGCGCCTCTTGTATTGGCGGGGACGGCCAGTCATTACGCCGCGATTGAAAAGCAATTTCGTTTTCCGATCGAATATGGCGCACAGCGCCCGCTAACGGCACAACGTACCGTAACCGCGGGAGGAGCAGCTTTGCTCGGCCCGAATGGATCGAATATTATCGTGACAAAATCGACAATCGGAAAGGTCGTCGATCATGGAATAAAGGATCCATATAATATGGGTGCCGCGATGGCTCCGGCAGCCGTTGATACGATTCTGGCCCACTTTGAGGATTTCCAGGTAGACGAGAACGACTATGATTTGATTATTACCGGGGATTTGGGTAATGTTGGACGTTCGCTCGCGCTGGAATGGTTCCGGCAGAAAGAACACCCGATGCCGGAAGCGAAGTTTCAAGATTGCGGTTTGCTTATTTATGAAAATGCGCCGGAGGCGATGGCAGGCGCAAGCGGAACCGGCTGCTCGGCAGCGGTCATATTCGGAAAAATTTTGGATGACATTACGAACGGACGTTTGAAACGCGTGTTAGCCGTAGCAACGGGAGCGCTTCTTTCCCCTGTTACGACCCAACAAAAAGAATCGATTCCTGGGATTGCCCATGCAGTAACGTTGGAAGCGAAGGGGGGATCCGCATGA
- the spoVAE gene encoding stage V sporulation protein AE, whose product MIFFWAFVVGGLICVIGQLMMDGLKLSPAHTLATLVVSGAILDGLGIYERLIDFAGAGATVPITSFGNQLVHGAMTEADNSGLIGVLTGIFQITSSGISAAIIFSFIAALIFKPKG is encoded by the coding sequence ATGATTTTCTTTTGGGCGTTTGTTGTCGGGGGTTTGATATGTGTGATCGGTCAATTAATGATGGACGGTTTAAAGCTGAGCCCTGCCCATACGTTAGCCACACTTGTAGTAAGCGGAGCAATTTTGGATGGGCTTGGCATTTATGAACGTTTAATCGATTTTGCAGGCGCAGGAGCGACCGTTCCAATCACCAGTTTCGGCAATCAGCTTGTGCACGGGGCGATGACGGAAGCTGACAATTCCGGCCTTATCGGCGTTTTGACAGGGATTTTTCAAATCACCAGCAGTGGGATTTCTGCAGCGATTATTTTCTCTTTTATCGCAGCGTTAATTTTTAAGCCTAAAGGGTGA
- a CDS encoding D-alanyl-D-alanine carboxypeptidase family protein, producing the protein MRLRLIIVMACLLVFITPLQAYAEESFAVSAESAILIEAESGRVLWEKDAYSEKRIASITKIMTAIVAIEQGDLDDSVEISERAAGTEGSSLYLQAGEEVKLEDLLFGLMLRSGNDSAIAIAEHVGGSVDGFVFLMNEKVNELGLENTVFANPHGLDDHENHYSSAYDMAMIMQEAMEFEEFNTISGTKVHRAPNENEDWERVWRNKNRLLTERYEYATGGKTGYTDRAKRTLVTSAKKDDMELIAVTLNAPSDWDDHVRMFEYGFDTYQMHRLIDAGELERGQDERYEAYEVRRSVTYPLSEDESARVLPKIQWTTDEHLPFAGHLQFQLNNEVISEQPIFREVEDSTEELSFWERLKNRFRQMME; encoded by the coding sequence ATGAGACTCCGGCTGATCATAGTTATGGCATGCCTACTTGTTTTTATAACGCCTCTTCAAGCTTATGCCGAAGAATCTTTTGCCGTATCGGCCGAATCAGCAATATTAATCGAAGCTGAAAGCGGACGAGTTTTATGGGAAAAGGATGCTTATAGCGAGAAGCGCATCGCCAGTATCACTAAAATTATGACCGCAATCGTAGCTATTGAACAAGGGGACTTGGATGATTCCGTGGAGATTTCAGAACGAGCGGCGGGCACTGAAGGATCATCGCTCTATTTGCAAGCAGGCGAAGAAGTGAAATTGGAGGATTTGTTATTTGGGCTGATGCTTCGGTCCGGCAATGACAGCGCGATCGCGATTGCCGAACATGTAGGCGGAAGTGTGGATGGTTTTGTTTTCTTAATGAATGAAAAAGTGAATGAATTAGGATTGGAAAATACCGTTTTTGCAAATCCGCACGGACTGGATGATCATGAAAACCATTATTCCAGCGCATATGACATGGCGATGATTATGCAGGAAGCGATGGAATTTGAGGAATTTAATACTATTTCCGGAACAAAAGTGCATCGTGCTCCCAATGAAAATGAAGATTGGGAACGTGTCTGGAGGAATAAAAACCGTTTGTTGACCGAGCGATATGAATACGCAACCGGGGGCAAGACCGGTTATACGGATCGTGCGAAACGAACGCTTGTGACGTCTGCAAAAAAAGATGACATGGAACTAATAGCCGTTACATTGAATGCACCCTCGGATTGGGATGACCATGTGCGCATGTTTGAATATGGATTCGACACGTATCAAATGCATCGGTTGATCGATGCTGGCGAACTTGAAAGGGGACAAGATGAACGATACGAAGCTTATGAAGTGCGTCGATCTGTCACGTATCCATTAAGCGAGGACGAATCCGCTCGCGTTTTGCCGAAAATCCAATGGACAACCGATGAGCATTTGCCTTTCGCCGGACACCTTCAGTTTCAATTGAATAACGAGGTCATTTCCGAACAGCCGATTTTTCGAGAAGTTGAAGATTCAACGGAGGAGCTTTCCTTTTGGGAGCGATTAAAAAACCGTTTCCGACAGATGATGGAGTGA